A window of Microbacterium hominis genomic DNA:
GCGCGATGAGACGCCGCTGTCCAACCACGAGCTGCGCATGGACGACGACGTGTACAAGATGCGACAGGACCCGTCGGTGACGGTGACCTTCCCGCTCACGGGTGCGAAGGCCGAGGCGCTGGGCCTCACGGGCGTCCGCGCGCTCGCGTGGACGACGACCCCGTGGACCCTGCCGACCAACCTGGCCCTGGCGGTCGGTCCCGACATCGAGTACGTCGTCGTCCCCGGCGGCCCGGCCGGTGCCGCCGACGTGCACGCCGGCGACGACCCGGTCGAGGCGACCGCCCACCGCTATCTGCTGGCCGCCGACCTGCTCGGCGGATACGCGAAGGATCTCGGCTACGAGTCCGCCGAGGCCGCCCGGGATGCCGTCGAGCAGACGGTCCTCGGCGCCCAGCTGCAGGATGTGACCTACGACCGGCTCTTCGACTACTACGCCGACGCGCAGACGTGGGGCACCGGTCGGGCGTGGCGCATCCTCGTCGACGACTACGTCACGGTCTCGGACGGCACCGGAATCGTCCACCAGGCGCCCGCCTACGGTGAGGACGACCAGCGGGTGACCGAGGCCGCCGGCATCCCGCTGATCATGAGCCTCGACGACGGCGGGCGCTTCCTGCCGCAGGTCACCGATGTGGCCGGCGAGCTGTGGATGGATGCCAACACCCCCCTGGTGCGGGTGATGCGGTCTGCGGGGCGTCTGCTCCGACTCGCCAGCTACGAGCACTCCTACCCGCACTGCTGGCGATGCCGGAACCCGCTCATCTACAAGGCGGTGTCGAGCTGGTTCGTGCGGGTGACCGCGATCAAGGACCGCATGCTCGCGAACAACGAGCAGATCACATGGGTCCCCGACAACGTCAAGCACGGCCAGTTCGGCAAGTGGCTGGAGGGGGCGCGCGACTGGTCGATCAGTCGCAACCGGTACTGGGGGTCGCCGATCCCCGTCTGGAAGAGCGACGACCCCGAGCACCCGCGGGTGGACGTCTACGGTTCGCTGGCCGACCTCGAGCGCGATTTCGGACGGTTGCCGCGCAACGAGGCCGGAGAGGTGGACCTCCACCGCCCGTTCATCGACGATCTCACCCGCCCGAACCCCGACGACCCGACCGGGCGCTCCACGATGCGCCGCATCGAGGACGTCTTCGACGTGTGGTTCGACTCGGGCTCGATGCCGTACGCGCAGGTGCACTACCCCTTCGAGAACCAGGAGTGGTTCGACGCGCACGCCCCGGCCGACTTCATCGTCGAGTACATCGGGCAGACGCGCGGGTGGTTCTACGTGATGCACGTGCTCTCGACGGCGCTGTTCGACCGGCCGGCCTTCACCGGCGTCTCCTGCCACGGCATCGTGCTCGGCTCCGACGGGCTGAAGATGTCGAAGTCGCTGCGCAACTACCCCGACGTGAGCGAGGTGTTCGACCGGGACGGCTCGGACGCGATGCGCTGGTTCCTGATGTCGTCGTCGGTGCTGCGCGGCGGCAACCTCATCGTCACCGAGGAGGGCATCCGCGCCGGGGTGCGGGAGTTCCTGCTGCCGCTGTGGAACGCGTGGTACTTCTTCGCGACCTACGCCAACGCCGCCTCCGGGCCCGATGGGTCCGGCTACGAGGCCACGTGGCGCACCGACTCGACCCATGTGCTCGACCGGTACATCCTCGCCCTCCTCGGCGATCTCGTGCGCGAGGTCGCGGAGGATCTGGAGGGCCTGGACTCCACCCTCGCGGCGGCCAAGCTCCGCGACTTCGCCGAGGCGCTCACGAACTGGTACATCCGGCGCTCGCGCGACCGGTTCTGGACGGGCGTCACCGACGACCCGGCCAGCCGCGAGGCGTTCGACACGCTCTACACCGTGCTCGAGACGCTCACCCGCGTCGCCGCCCCGCTGATCCCGCTCGTTTCCGAGAAGGTGTGGCAGGGCCTGACCGGCGGTCGCAGCGTGCACCTCCAGGACTGGCCGGATGCGGCGGCGTTCCCCGCCGCCGACGACATCCGTTCGGCGATGGATGCCGTGCGCGAGGCATCCAGCGTCGCCAACGCCCTGCGCAAGCGGGAAGGCAAGCGCGTGCGCCTGCCGCTGCCGCTGCTGACGGTCGCGGTTGCCGACGCCGCCGCGCTCGCGCAGTTCGACGGGATCCTCCGGGACGAACTGAACGTGAAGGCGGTCGACCTGGTCGAGCTCTCCGACGACGTCGCCGAGCGCTTCGGCATCAGCAAGCGGCTCACCGTCAACGCACGGGCCGCGGGACCGCGCCTGGGCAAGCAGGTCCAGCACGTGATCGCGGGTGCGCGCTCCGGCGTCTGGGAGGAGCGCGAGGGGGTCGTCGTCGTCGACGGGATCGCGCTGCAGGAGGGGGAGTACGAGCTCACCCTGGAGGCGGGCGGCGTCGGCGACGGCACCGCGATCGCCCTCCTGAGCGAGGGCGGATTCGTGCTCCTGGACACCGCGACGACTCCCGAACTCGAGGCCGAGGGCCTGGCCCGCGACGTCATCCGCGCAGTGCAGGACACGCGCAAGGCGGCGGGATTCGAGGTGAGCGACCGCATCCGGCTGGGTCTGCACTTCTTCGACGGGGAGGATGCCGCCGCGGTCGAGTCGGCATTCGACGCCGCCGACATCGCGGGGGAGACCCTCGCGGTCGAGCACACCCTGTCGCACGGCGGCGAGCTCGTCTGGACGGCGGAGCGCCCCGTCGGCGCGCCGGACCATCTGGCCGAGTTCGGCGCCGGGACCTTCGCGAACGCCGGCGTGTTCACCGTGGCCGTGACCCGGGTGGAGGTGCCCGCATGACCGATCGTGATCGCACCCGCGCCGACGCCGTGTACGCGGCGCTGCTCGAGCGCGCCGGCGAGCGCTGGGTGCAGCCCCGCAAGGAGCGCACCGCGCGACTGCTGGAGTACCTCGACGACCCGCAGAAGACCTACCGCGTCGTGCACGTGACCGGGACGAACGGGAAGACGTCGACCAGCCGCATCATCGAGAGCCTCGTGCGCGCCCACGGGCTGCGCACCGGTCTGTTCACCAGCCCCCACCTGGAGCGCTTCACCGAGCGCATCACCGTCGACGGCGAGCCGATCGGCGATGCGGCCGTCGCCGACGCGTGGGACGAGATCGTCCCCTTCGTCGAGATCGTGGATGCCGAACTCGACGCCCAGGGCGAAGAGCCGCTCACCTTCTTCGAGCTGCTCACCGCTCTCGCCTTCGTCGCCTTCGCCGATGCGCCGATCGACGTGCTCGTGCTGGAGGTCGGCATGGGCGGGGCATGGGATTCCACCAACACCGCCGACGGCGACGTCGCGGTCTTCGCCCCGATCGACCTGGACCACGCGGAACGGCTGGGGGAGACCATCGCCGAGATCGCCGAGGTGAAGTCCGGCATCATCAAGGACGGCGCGGCCGTCGTCTCGGCCCGCCAGCACCCGGCGGCCGCCGAGGTGCTGCGCGCCGCCGCAGCCGCACGCGGCGCCTCGATCGCGTTCGAGGGGGAGGGCTTCGCCGTCGCCGAGCAGCGACTGGCGGTGGGTGGCCAGCAGGTCACCGTCCGTGGCCTCGCCGGCACCTACTCCGACGAGTACCTGCCGCTGTACGGTGCCCACCAGGGCTTCAACGCCGCCCTCGCGATCGCCGCCGTCGAGTCGCTGGTCGGCGGCGGCGCACAGCCGATCGCGGGTGACGTGCTCGCGGAAGGGCTCGGCCAGGCCACCTCGCCCGGACGGCTCCAGCTGGTCGGCGTCGACCCGACGGTGCTGGTGGATGCCGCGCACAACCCGCACGGCGCGCGTGCACTCTCCGCTGCCCTGCGCGAATCGTTCGACTTCGACGAGTGGGGCGTCGTGCTCGGCATCCTCGGAGACAAGGACGCGGCGGGCATCGTCGAGGAGCTGGCGCCGATCGCCGCCCACGTGTTCGCCACGGCACCGGCCTCCGACCGCGCCGCCCACCCTGATGCGATCGCCGACCTCGCGGAGGCGCGCGGGGCAGGCGTCACCGTGCACGGCGATCTCGCCGAGGCGGTCGAGGCGGCGCGCGCGTGGGCGGTGTCCGCGGATCGACGCGCGGTCGTGATCGCCGGATCGGTGGTGCTGGCCGGTGAGGCCGTCATGCTCGGGCAGAGCGAGGACTGGAAGGCGGGGTGGAGCCGATGAGCGCGCCCGCCGCGTCCTCCCCGCGCCGTCGCCGCCCCCGGGGGGCCGCAGAGTCGTTGGCCTCGGTGGTGCTCGTGTTCGAATCGATTCTCGCGTTCCTCGGCGGTCTGGCGATCTACGGTCTGCGCGCACTGCCCGAGAGCATCGACCCGTGGTGGGGCATCGTCGCCGGCGCGATCGTCGCGGTGCTGATGCTCGCGACCACCGCCGTCGTGCGCCACCGCTGGGGAATCGCCCTCGGGTGGGCTCTGCAGGTGCTCGTCGCGCTGGGGGCGATCCTCGTTCCCGCGCTCCTGCTCGTCGCCCTCATTTTCGGCGGCATGTACGGATATGCCACCATCAAGGGGAGCGCCCTCGATCGGCGCAACGCCGAACTCGCGGCGAACAACCTCGACCAAGACTGAACCGTCGAACGGAGACTGTGCCATGGCCACCGAAGAGACCCTCGTCCTCGTCAAGCCCGACGGCGTCGCACGCGGACTGACCGGCGCGATCCTCGCCCGCATCGAGGCGAAGGGGTATGCCCTCGTCGACATCCGCCTGGTCGAGCCGGACCGCGAGACGCTCGAGAAGCACTACGCCGAGCACGCCGGCAAGCCCTTCTACGAGCCGCTGCTCGAGTTCATGATGTCGGGTCCATCGGTCGCGATCCGACTCGCCGGCAACCGTGTGATCGAGGGGTTCCGCTCGCTGGCGGGAACGACCGATCCCACCACCGCCGCACCGGGCACCATCCGGGGCGACCTCGGGCGCGACTGGGGTCTCAAGGTCCAGCAGAATCTCGTGCACGGGTCGGACAGCCCCGAGTCCGCCGCGCGCGAACTCGGCATCTGGTTCGGCTGACCCGCGTCGGTCCGGGCGGGCGGTGATCTCCCCGATCGCGGAATCCTCGCGAGCGGTCGTCAGAACAGCGAGCCCAGCACGTCCAGGCGGATCTGGGCGAGCACCGCGATGACCGCGTAGGAGAGGATCGCGAGGAGCGGGGTCCAGCTCATGAGCGCGTCAGCGCCCTTGCGCAGGCCGGCCGGGGCGGGAACCAGACCGGCCCGGAGCAGGTGGAGGACGACCGCGTAGAACGTCGGGATCGTCACGGCCCACGTGACCATGCACCACGGGCACAGCGTGCCGAGGACGAAGATCGACTGGCCGATCAACCAGACGACGAAGGTGAACGCCCCCGCGATCCCGAGCGCGAACAGCCACCAGAACCAGCGCGCGAACCGCGCGTGGGCGAGGATGGCGAACCCCACGACGATGGGGGCGACCCAGCCGGTGAGCCCCAGGATGGGGTTGGGGAAACCGAACACGCTGCCTTGCGGCGACTCCAGGTTGGCGGTGCACTGCACCAGCACGCTGAAGTCGCAGGACGCGCTCGCCTGCGGGTCCATCAGCAGGTGGAACCGCTCCATCGTGAGCGAGAACGCGGCCCACCATCCCACCGCGCCGGCGACGATCAGCCAGAGAGCCAGCGCAGTCGGTCGGGTGTGGGTCTGGGGTGAGGCCATGCCTCGATTCTGGCATCGCGTATCGCCGGCTTCCGCGGGACCAAAGTCCTGGCGCGTCGTCCGCGAGCAAATGCCCGGCAGAAGTGCGATAATGGTCCGCGATGCACCGCGGCCGCGCCGCCAGCGCATCACATGAAGACTTCAGGGCGATGAACGCCCTTCGCAGCCTGAGCCTCGGGCCGGCTGCAGACCGAGTGAGTTCGCGGCACCGCAGGTGCGGCGCCGCACGAGATTTCGCCGGGCGACGCGCGGTGCCGCCCGCAGGGAGTACGCCAGTGATGGCTGAAGAGCACAATGACCACCCTGACCACACCTCCGATGCCGACGCGGCCTCCCCTGCCTTCGAGGTGACGGCTTCCTCCGAGTCCGCCGGCGCCGAGGGCGGCGACCAGTCCACGCCGGCCGCCGCTGCGGAGCCCGGTGCGCCGGACGCTCCTGCCGAAGCGGAGACGCCCGGAGAGACGCCGGCCGAGCCGGAGGCTTCGGTCGAGGTCGAGCTCGAGGCGGCAGCCGAGGCCGAGGCCGAGGCCGACGTGTCGGTTACGGCCGACGCACCGGCAGAGGCCGACGCCGACGCACCGGCCGACGCCGACGCGCACGCGCCGGTCGCTACGGATACCGGTGCCGAGCCGTCGGCCGAGACGACGCAGGGCTCCGCGCCCGAGGCCGAGGCCGAGCCCGACGCCGAGAACGTCGAGACCGAGCCCGTCGAGGCTGAGTCCGTTGAGACCGAGGAACCCGGCCCTGTCACCGCAGTGAGCCTCGGGCTCCTGCCGGAGACCTTCATCTCCTCGGTTTCCACACAGCTCCACTTCTACGCCCCCGAGATCGTCGCGCTCCCCGCCCGCCCGGGCCGGGCCGCGGAGCCGGAGGAGGCGCCCGCCTCCACGAGCGGCTCGTCGTCGCGGCGGCGCAGCCGCCGTCGCGGCGGTGCGGCCGCCGAGGACGCCGGCGAGGCGCCGGAGCCGCGCGAGCGCGAGCGCGAGCCGCGCAAGCGCGCCGTCGAGCTCATCACCGAGCCCCAGCGCATCAAGGGCTCCACGCGGCTGGAGGCCAAGAAGCAGCGCCGTCGCGACGGCCGGGAGGCCGGACGTCGACGCGCCGTCGTCACGGAGGCCGAGTTCCTCGCTCGACGCGAGGCCGTCGACCGGGTGATGGTCGTGCGCTCGAAGAACGGGCGTGTGCAGATCGCGGTGCTCGAGGACAACGTGCTCGTCGAGCACTACGTCGCGCGGAGCCAGGATGCGTCGCTGATCGGGAACGTGTACCTCGGCCGCGTGCAGAACGTCCTTCCGAGCATGGAGGCGGCCTTCGTCGACATCGGGCGCGGCCGCAACGCCGTGCTCTACTCGGGCGAGGTCGACTGGGACGCCGTCGAGACGGGCAACCAGCCGCGCCGCATCGAGCTGGCACTCAAGACCGGCGACAAGGTGCTCGTGCAGGTCACGAAGGATCCGGTGGGCCACAAGGGCGCGCGCCTGACGAGCCAGATCTCCCTCCCCGGCCGCTACCTCGTCTACGTGCCCGGCGGCGCGATGAACGGCATCTCGCGCAAGCTCCCCGACACGGAGCGGGCGCGACTGAAGAAGATCCTCAAGGAGGTGCTCCCCGAGTCCTCGGGAGTGATCGTGCGGACCGCCGCCGAGGGCGCCACCGAGGATCAGCTCACGCGCGACGTGCAGCGACTGACCAACCAGTGGGAGCACATCTCAAAGCAGGTCGAGACGATCCAGGCGCCCGCTCTGCTGCACTCCGAGCCGGACCTGCTCGTCAAGATCGTGCGCGACGTCTTCAACGAAGACTTCTCGAAGATGCTCATCCAGGGCGATGACGCGCACCACACGATCTCGAAGTACCTCGAGGGCGTCGCGCCCGATCTCCTCGATCGCGTCGAGGCGTACGAGGGCGAACACGACCCGTTCGATGTGTTCCGCATCACCGAGCAGATCGAGAAGGCGCTCGACCGCAAGGTGTGGCTCCCCTCGGGCGGCTCGCTGGTCATCGACCGCACTGAGGCGATGACGGTCATCGATGTCAACACGGGCAAGTTCGTCGGCTCCGGCGGAAACCTCGAGGAGACGGTCACCAAGAACAACCTCGAGGCGGCGGAGGAGATCGTCCGCCAGCTGCGCCTGCGCGACATCGGCGGCATCATCGTCGTGGACTTCATCGACATGGTGCTCGAGTCCAACCGCGACCTGGTCCTGCGCCGACTCGTCGAATGCCTGAGCCGCGATCGGACCAAGCACCAGGTGGCCGAGGTCACGTCGCTCGGCCTCGTGCAGATGACGCGGAAGAAGCTGGGTCTCGGGCTGCTGGAGACCTTCAGCGAGCCGTGCGAGGTCTGTGCCGGCCGCGGCGTGATCGTCCACCACGACCCGGTCGTCAAGCATCGTCCGGTCGCATCGGCCGGCGCATCGTCCTCATCGCGGCGCGGGCGCGGCGCCGCGAACGCGACTCCGCCTGCACCCTCGGGCGGCACCCACACCATCACCGAGGGCGTGAAGTCGGCGCTCGCGCAGATCGCGGCATCCACCATCCACCACCACGATGAGGCTCCGGCCGCGGATGCGACGCCGATCGAGCCTGCCGCTGTGGTCGACGAGACCCCCCGCACCGAGCGGCCCGAGCGCAAGAAGCGCAAGAAGCGCTCCGAGTCGGCGCCTGCCCCCGCCAAGACGGAGAAGGATCTGCTGCTGGACTCGGTGCTCAGCGCGCTGCCCGAGCCGAAGGCTCCGGGGCAGGGCCGTTCGCGCCGTCGCGTGACGACCGCCGCTCTCACGGGCACGCCGGTGCCCCCGGCTCCCGCCGGCGAGTAGTCGAGGGGCGGCGGGGTGTCAGCGCCCCCGCCGCTGCCGAGCGGTCACGCGCAGGCCGGACGCGATGAGCCGGCGCACGAGGTCGTGGCCGCTCACATGCTCGGCGCCCGCGGCGATCAGACGCGCGTGCGCCTCCTCGGGGACGTCGTAGTGGTCGAGATCGAATCCGCGCGCCGGGATGCCCTGGGCGGCGGCGAAGGCGTGGAGCTCGTCGAGGTCGGAATCGCTCACGAGATGGGCCCACATCCGCCCGTGCGCGGGCCAGCGCGGATCATCGATCAGGATCGCCATACCTGGGATCCTAAGCGGCGCCGTGTGCGACACACCCCGGTGCGCTTTTGCGGCTGGGGGCGGCATCCGGTAAACTCGTCCTTTGGTGCGTCACGTGTCGCAGACCTGATGGTGTGTTGCGGCAACCCGGCAGCCGTTCGTGCGGTCCGCCCGCTCGCACCAAGACTTCCTCGTCTCGCAAGAGCAGAGTCTCGCAAAGACAACCGGAGCCGAGCGCTCCTCCCCAGAAGAAACAGGTGTGAAGTGGTTTACGCAGTTGTGCGCGCCGGCGGCCGTCAGGAAAAGGTCGAGGTCGGCACGATCGTCGTCCTGGACCGCCAGGCTGCGAAGATCGGCGACAAGATCGAGTTGCCCGCCGTCCTGCTCGTTGACGGCGACGCCGTCACGACCGACGCCGACAAGCTCGCCAAGGTGACCGTGACGGCCGAGGTGCTCGGCGAGGAGCGCGGCCCGAAGATCGTGATCCAGAAGTTCAAGAACAAGACCGGCTACAAGAAGCGCCAGGGCCACCGTCAGGACCTCACGCGCGTCAAGGTCACCGGCATCAAGTAAGCCAGGAAGAGACGCAGAGATGGCACACAAAAAGGGCGCAAGCTCCACCCGCAACGGTCGTGACTCCAACGCACAGCGCCTCGGCGTGAAGCGCTTCGGCGGCCAGGTCGTCAACGCCGGCGAGATCATCGTCCGCCAGCGCGGCACGCACTTCCACCCGGGCGCGAACGTCGGCCGCGGTGGCGACGACACGCTGTTCGCACTCGCTGCGGGCTCGGTCGAGTTCGGTCAGAAGGGCGGCCGCAAGGTCGTCAACATCGTGGCGGCCGCGGAGTAATTCCACGGACTCACACAGTCTTCGAGGAAGGGGCGGGCTTCGGCTCGCCCCTTCCCTTTACTCTGGGGAGCACCCAGACCTGAGGGGGACGGCATGGTCACGTTCGTCGATCGCGTCACACTGCATCTGCGCGCCGGCAAGGGCGGCAACGGCTGCGTGTCGGTGCGCCGCGAGAAGTTCAAGCCGCTCGCCGGCCCCGACGGCGGCAACGGCGGCCACGGCGGTGACGTCGTGCTGGTCGCCGACCCGCAGGTGACGACCCTGCTGTCCTACCATCACTCGCCGCACCGCACCGCCGGCAACGGCGGGTTCGGCATGGGCGACAACCGCTCCGGCGCAGCGGGGGAGGGGCTCGATCTCGCCGTCCCGGTCGGCACGGTGGTCAAGGATGCCGACGGCGAGACGCTGGTCGACATGATCGAGCCGGGGATGCGGTTCGTCGTCGCCCCTGGTGGCCTGGGCGGACTCGGCAACGCGGCCCTCGCCAACCCCAAGCGCAAGGCCCCCGGTTTCGCGCTGCTGGGCACGCCCGGCTGGGAGGGCGATGTCCTCCTCGAGCTGAAGACGGTCGCCGATGTGGCGCTCGTCGGCTATCCGTCGGCGGGCAAGTCGAGCCTCATCGCCGCGATCTCCGCGGCGCGACCGAAGATCGCCGACTACCCGTTCACGACCCTCCACCCGAACCTCGGCGTCGTGCAGGCCGGAGACGTGCGCTTCACCGTCGCCGACGTCCCGGGGCTCATCGAGGGCGCGAGCGAGGGCAAGGGGCTCGGCCTCGAGTTCCTCCGCCACGTCGAGCGCTGCACCGCACTCGTGCACGTTCTCGACTGCGCGACCCTGGAGCCCGGGCGCGACCCGCTCAGCGACCTCGACGTGATCCTCGCGGAGCTCGCGGCCTACCCCGTGCCCGAGGGGCAGGTGCCGTTGCGGGAGCGTCCGCAGCTCGTTGCGCTCAACAAGGTGGATGTTCCCGAGGCGAAGGACCTCGCCGATCTCGTGCGCCCCGACCTCGAAGCGCGGGGATTCCGTGTCTTCGAGATCTCGACGGTCAGCCACGAGGGACTTCGCCCGCTCACCTTCGCGCTGGGCGACGTGGTCGCCCAGCACCGCACCGCTCGGGCTGCGGAACCGGCGCCCGAGCGCATCGTCATCCGTCCCAAGGGCGCGCAGAAGGACTTCACGGTGCGCGTCGAGGGCGGAACGTACGGCAACATCTATCGGATCCTGGGGGAGAAGCCGGTGCGCTGGGTGCACCAGACCGACTTCCAGAACGAAGAGGCCGTCGGCTATCTCGCGGATCGCCTCGAGAAGCTCGGTGTCGAAGACGAACTCTTCCGCTCCGGGGCGACGCCCGGCGCGACGGTGGTCATCGGCGAAGGCGATGGCATCGTGTTCGACTGGCAGCCCTCGATCGCCTCGGCGGCCGAGCTCATGACGGCGCCGCGAGGCACCGACCCGCGTCTGCTCCAGCGCACCCGTCGAACGACCTCGGAGCGTCGCGAGAAGTACCACGAGTCGATGGATGCCAAGGCCGAGGCACGCGCGCAGCTCGAGGCCGAGCGGCTCGCGGGGAGCGGGTGGGAAGAGGACGAGGCGTGAGCGCACGTCGTCGCGCTGACATCCCCGGCGCACGTCGGGTCGTCGTGAAGGTGGGCTCGTCGTCGATCAGCGGCGACAACGCCCAGAAGATCCGACCGATCATCGAGGCGCTGGCTGCCGCTCACGCCCGCGGCACCGAAGTGGTGCTCGTCTCATCCGGCGCGATCGCCACCGGCATGCCGTACCTGCTGCTGGACGAGCGACCGAGCGACCTCGCCACTCAGCAGGCCGCGGCCGCGGTGGGGCAGAACGTCTTGATCTACCGCTACCAGGAGGGGCTGCGTCCGTTCCGCATCGTCGCCGGCCAGGTGCTGCTGACCGCGGGCGACCTCGAGAACACGACGCACCGGTCGAACGCGCGGCGTGCCATGGAGCGACTCCTCGGGCTTCGCATCCTCCCGATCGTCAACGAGAACGACACGGTCGCGACCCACGAGATCCGCTTCGGCGACAACGACCGGCTCGCCGCTCTGGTCGCCCAGCTGATCGGCGCCGATGCGCTGGTGCTGCTGAGCGACATCGAGTCCCTGTACACGCGGCCCCCGGGCGAGCCCGGTGCACGACCGATCGCCCGCGTCGAGTACGGCGATGACCTGCACGGGTTCGAGTTCGGCTCCGTCGTGGTCAACAGCGTCGGCACCGGCGGCGCGGCGACGAAGGTGTCGGCCGCGCGCTTGGCGGCCGCGGCCGGCATCGGCGTGCTCGTGACCAGCGCCGACCTCGTGTCTGCGGCTCTGGACGGCGAGGACATCGGCACCTGGTTCGACCCGAATCCGGAACCGGCGGCGCCCGCCGCCACCGGGCCGGTGCGCACCGCCGTCGGTAGACTGGGCGGATGACCACAACGGCCACCACCGCCCGCGAACGCATGCTCCGTGCCAAGGATGCCGCCCGCGCGGTGGGCCTGCTCGACGATGCCGAGAAGTCCGCGCTGCTGCGCGCGGTCGCCGACGCGATCGAGGCGGATGCCGCGGCCATCGTCGCCGCGAACGCCGACGACCTCGAGCGCGGTCGCGCCACGGGGCTGTCGGAGGCGCTCCAGGACCGCCTGCGCCTCGACGAGCCGCGCGTGGCTGCGCTGGCCGCGGCAGTGCGCGAGGTCGCCGACCTGCCCGACCCGGTGGGTCGCGTGCTCGACGAGCGGACACTGCCGGGCGGCATCCGGCTCACCAAGGTCTCGGTCCCGTTCGGCGTGGTGGGATCCATCTACGAGGCTCGTCCCAATGTGACCGTCGACATCGCCTCCCTGGCGCTGCGCTCGGGGAACGCGGTGGTGCTGCGCGGAGGGTCCGCCGCCGAGCTGACCAATGCCGCGCTGGTTCGGGCGATGCGCGGCGCCCTGGCCGATCGGGGAGTGGACCCCGAGGCCATCCAGACCGTCGACGACTTCGGCCGTGAGGGCGCGCGGGAGCTGATGCAGGCGCGCGGCCTCATCGACGTGCTCGTGCCCCGGGGGAGCGCGCAGCTCATCGAGACCGTCGTCACCGAATCCACGGTGCCGGTGATCGAGACCGGCGCCGGCGTCGTGCACATCGTGCTCGACGAGACGGCGCCCATCGAGTGGGCCCGTGACATCGTGGTCAACGCGAAGGTTCAGCGCCCCAGTGTCTGCAACTCCGTCGAGACCGTGCTCGTGCACCGCGGCGGCGCCGACCGACTCGTTCCGGAGGTGGTTCGCGCCCTGCAGGCCGAGGGGGTCACCGTGCACGGCGACGCGCAGGTCGCGCGCCTGGCCGACGGCATCGTGGCTGCGGACGACTCCGACTGGGAGCGGGAGTACCTCAGCCTCGACGTCGCGATGCGAGTCGTGGACGACCTCGACGACGCCCTGGCCCACATCCGCCGGTACTCGACCCACCACACCGAGTCGATCATCACGAACGACGACGCCAACGCCGCGCGGTTCCTCGCGGAGGTCGATTCCGCGGTCGTGATGGTCAACGCCTCGACGCGATTCACCGACGGCGGCGAATTCGGATTCGGCGCCGAGGTGGGGATCTCCACCCAGAAGCTCCACGCCCGCGGTCCGATGGGGCTGGCGGAGCTGACGAGCACCAAGTGGCTGGCGCGGGGCGCCGGGCACGTCCGCGCCTGACCGCCTAGACTGAGACAGCCCCGTGACCCGGGGCACATCCTCGAAACGGAGCACGAATGACTTTCGCCTCGATCCTCGAAACGGAGCACGAATGACTTTCGCCTCGATCCTCGCGTTCGCCGCCGAAGAGTCCGAGCACCACGGCAACGTGGCCCTCGAGACCGTGGGCTACGGAATCATCGCCGTGGTGGTCTTCGCGGCGCTCGCCTTCGTGACGCTCTCCTACCGGAACGTGGCGAACCGTCACGCGCACAAGGCGGAGGCGTACGCGAAGGCCCACGCCAACGACGTCCAGCACGTGGGGCACGGCCACTGAGGCCTCTTTCTGCATGACGGTGACGCGCACCCCGAGGATCGGGGTCATGGGTGGGACATTCGATCCCATCCATCATGGTCACCTCGTGGCCGCCAGCGAGGTCGCCCAGTCCTTCGACCTCGACGAGGTCGTGTTCGTGCCGACAGGCCGGCCATGGCAGAAGTCGGACGTCTCTCCCAGCGAGCAC
This region includes:
- the ndk gene encoding nucleoside-diphosphate kinase, encoding MATEETLVLVKPDGVARGLTGAILARIEAKGYALVDIRLVEPDRETLEKHYAEHAGKPFYEPLLEFMMSGPSVAIRLAGNRVIEGFRSLAGTTDPTTAAPGTIRGDLGRDWGLKVQQNLVHGSDSPESAARELGIWFG
- a CDS encoding bifunctional folylpolyglutamate synthase/dihydrofolate synthase → MTDRDRTRADAVYAALLERAGERWVQPRKERTARLLEYLDDPQKTYRVVHVTGTNGKTSTSRIIESLVRAHGLRTGLFTSPHLERFTERITVDGEPIGDAAVADAWDEIVPFVEIVDAELDAQGEEPLTFFELLTALAFVAFADAPIDVLVLEVGMGGAWDSTNTADGDVAVFAPIDLDHAERLGETIAEIAEVKSGIIKDGAAVVSARQHPAAAEVLRAAAAARGASIAFEGEGFAVAEQRLAVGGQQVTVRGLAGTYSDEYLPLYGAHQGFNAALAIAAVESLVGGGAQPIAGDVLAEGLGQATSPGRLQLVGVDPTVLVDAAHNPHGARALSAALRESFDFDEWGVVLGILGDKDAAGIVEELAPIAAHVFATAPASDRAAHPDAIADLAEARGAGVTVHGDLAEAVEAARAWAVSADRRAVVIAGSVVLAGEAVMLGQSEDWKAGWSR
- a CDS encoding DUF4233 domain-containing protein gives rise to the protein MSAPAASSPRRRRPRGAAESLASVVLVFESILAFLGGLAIYGLRALPESIDPWWGIVAGAIVAVLMLATTAVVRHRWGIALGWALQVLVALGAILVPALLLVALIFGGMYGYATIKGSALDRRNAELAANNLDQD
- the ileS gene encoding isoleucine--tRNA ligase; protein product: MTYPRPSAFGPAADAPASVVPSPRFPEIERETLAFWEADQTFRASIANRDGADEWVFYDGPPFANGLPHYGHLLTGYAKDVFPRFQTMRGKKVDRVFGWDTHGLPAELEAMKQLGITEKSQIEEMGLGAFNAKARESVLAYTREWEDYVTRQARWVDFENGYKTLDTGFMESVLWAFTELYEKDLAYEGHRVLPYCWRDETPLSNHELRMDDDVYKMRQDPSVTVTFPLTGAKAEALGLTGVRALAWTTTPWTLPTNLALAVGPDIEYVVVPGGPAGAADVHAGDDPVEATAHRYLLAADLLGGYAKDLGYESAEAARDAVEQTVLGAQLQDVTYDRLFDYYADAQTWGTGRAWRILVDDYVTVSDGTGIVHQAPAYGEDDQRVTEAAGIPLIMSLDDGGRFLPQVTDVAGELWMDANTPLVRVMRSAGRLLRLASYEHSYPHCWRCRNPLIYKAVSSWFVRVTAIKDRMLANNEQITWVPDNVKHGQFGKWLEGARDWSISRNRYWGSPIPVWKSDDPEHPRVDVYGSLADLERDFGRLPRNEAGEVDLHRPFIDDLTRPNPDDPTGRSTMRRIEDVFDVWFDSGSMPYAQVHYPFENQEWFDAHAPADFIVEYIGQTRGWFYVMHVLSTALFDRPAFTGVSCHGIVLGSDGLKMSKSLRNYPDVSEVFDRDGSDAMRWFLMSSSVLRGGNLIVTEEGIRAGVREFLLPLWNAWYFFATYANAASGPDGSGYEATWRTDSTHVLDRYILALLGDLVREVAEDLEGLDSTLAAAKLRDFAEALTNWYIRRSRDRFWTGVTDDPASREAFDTLYTVLETLTRVAAPLIPLVSEKVWQGLTGGRSVHLQDWPDAAAFPAADDIRSAMDAVREASSVANALRKREGKRVRLPLPLLTVAVADAAALAQFDGILRDELNVKAVDLVELSDDVAERFGISKRLTVNARAAGPRLGKQVQHVIAGARSGVWEEREGVVVVDGIALQEGEYELTLEAGGVGDGTAIALLSEGGFVLLDTATTPELEAEGLARDVIRAVQDTRKAAGFEVSDRIRLGLHFFDGEDAAAVESAFDAADIAGETLAVEHTLSHGGELVWTAERPVGAPDHLAEFGAGTFANAGVFTVAVTRVEVPA
- a CDS encoding vitamin K epoxide reductase family protein encodes the protein MASPQTHTRPTALALWLIVAGAVGWWAAFSLTMERFHLLMDPQASASCDFSVLVQCTANLESPQGSVFGFPNPILGLTGWVAPIVVGFAILAHARFARWFWWLFALGIAGAFTFVVWLIGQSIFVLGTLCPWCMVTWAVTIPTFYAVVLHLLRAGLVPAPAGLRKGADALMSWTPLLAILSYAVIAVLAQIRLDVLGSLF